CACGCCGCCTTTCACCTGTCCCCGCTGGCGCCCCGGCCCGACCTGGGGCACGTGGACACCGAGAAGGTCAGCAGGCCCGAGCAGCCCAACCCCGCGGTCGGCGGTGCCTCGTGAGCCGTAGGGCCGTCATCACCGGAGTCGGCGTGGTCGCCCCCGGCGGCGTGGGACGAGAGGCGTTCTGGAAGCTGCTGTCGGACGGGCGCACCGCCACCCGCCGCATCTCGCTGTTCGATCCGACGTCCTTCCGCTCCCAGATGGCGGCCGAGGTCGACTTCGACCCGGTGGCCGCCGGGCTGGGCCCCCGCCAGATCCGGCGCATGGACCGCGCGGCCCAGTTCGCCGTGGTCAGCGCGCGGGAGGCCGTCGAGGACAGCGGCTACGACTTCGCCGCCGCCGACCCCGCGCGCACCGGAGTGAGCCTCGGCAGCGCCGTGGGCTGCACCATGGGCCTGGAGGAGGAGTACGTCCTGCTCTCCGACGGGGGCAAGCACTGGCTGGTCGACCACACCTACGGAGTCCCGCACCTGTACGGCTACATGGTGCCCTCCACGCTCGCCGTCGAGGTCGCCTGGGAGGTCGGCGCCGAGGGACCCGTGGCGCTGATCTCCACCGGCTGCACCTCGGGCCTGGACTCCATCGGGCACGGCGTGCAGCTCATCGAGGAGGGCACCAGCGACGTGGTGCTCGCGGGGGCGACCGACGCCCCGCTCTCCCCGATCACCTCCGCCTGCTTCGACGCCATCAAGGCCACCTCGCCCAACAACGACGATCCCGAGCACGCCTCCCGCCCCTTCGACGCCGGGCGCGACGGATTCGTCCTCGGCGAGGGCGCGGCCGTGCTGGTGCTGGAGGAGAAGTCGGCCGCCGAGGCGCGCGGGGCGCGGATCTACGGCGAGATCGTCGGCTACGCGGGCCGCAGCAACGCCTTCCACATGACCGGGCTCAAGGCCAACGGGCGCGAGATGGCCGAGGCCATCAAGGTCTGCCTGGACCGCGCCCGGCTCGACCCCACAGCCGTCGACTACATCAACGCGCACGGCTCCGGCACCAAGCAGAACGACCGGCACGAGACCGCCGCCTTCAAGCGCAGCCTCGGGGAGCACGCCTACCGCGTCCCGGTCAGCTCGATCAAGTCCATGGTGGGCCACTCGCTGGGCGCCATCGGCTCCATCGAGGTCGCCGCCTGCGCCCTGGCACTCGACCGGCAGGTCGTCCCGCCGACCGCCAACCTGCGCGAGGCCGATCCCGAGTGCGACCTGGACTACGTGCCGCTGACCGCGCGCGAGCACGCCATGGACGTGGTCCTCAGCGTCGGCAGCGGCTTCGGCGGGTTCCAGAGCGCCACGGCGTTGGCCAGGCCGGGCGTCGTGGACCACGAGAGGGAGGCGAACGCCGCATGAGCGCCGTCACCGAGCCCGCGCCGCGTTCCGCCACCGGGGTCACCACCGCCGTACGCGCCCCGGTCGTCACCGGGCTGGGCATCGTGGCACCGACCGGCGGCGACACCGCGGCCCACTGGCGTGCGGTCCTGGACGGCACCTCCGCCATCGGCCGCATCACGTTGTTCGACCCCTCGTCCTACCCGGTGCGGCTCGCGGGCCAGGTGCCAGGCTTCTCCGCCAAGGAGCGGGTGCCCAGCAGGCTCATCCAGCAGACCGACCGCTGGACCCACCTGGGCCTGGCCGCCGCCGAGGCGGCCCTGGCCGACGCCGGGGTGCACCCGGCCGAACTGCCCGAGTACGAACTGGCCGTGGTCACCGCCAGCTCCTCCGGCGGCACCGAATTCGGGCAGCACGAGATGGAGAACCTCTACCAGCACAGCCCCGACTGGGTCGGCGCCTACCAGTCCATCGCCTGGTTCTACGCGGCCACCACCGGACAGGTCTCCATCCGGCACGGGCTGCGCGGCCCCTGCGGGGTGCTGTGCTGCGAACAGGCCGGCGGGCTGGACGCCATCGGCCAGTCCCGCAGGCTGATCCGTACCGGCGCCAAGCTGGTGATGACCGGCGGCACCGACGCCTCGCTGTGCCCCTACGGGCTGACGGCCCAGCTCACCACCGGACAGCTGTCCACCGTGCAGGACCCGGCACGCGCCTACCTGCCCTTCGACAGCGAGGCCGGCGGCTACCTGCCCGGTGAGGGCGGCGCGCTGCTCGTCGTCGAGGACGCCGACGCCGCCGAGGCACGCGGCGCCCACGTCTACGGCCGTGTCCTGGGCTACGCCGCCGGCTTCGACCCCCCGCCGGACTCCGACCGGGCCCCCGCGCTGGCCCGTACGGTCCGCGCGGCGCTCGCCGACGCCGGCCTCGAACCCGGCCAGGTGGACGTGGTGTTCGCCGACGCGCTCGGCGTGCCCGAGGCCGACCGGGCCGAGGCCGCCGCGCTCGCCGAGGTGTTCGGGCCGCGCGCCGTGCCCGTCACCGCGCCCAAGACCCTGACCGGGCGGCTCTACGGCGGGGGAGCGGCCCTGGACGCCGCGACGGCGCTGCTCGCGCTGC
This sequence is a window from Streptomyces sp. NBC_01775. Protein-coding genes within it:
- a CDS encoding beta-ketoacyl-[acyl-carrier-protein] synthase family protein → MSRRAVITGVGVVAPGGVGREAFWKLLSDGRTATRRISLFDPTSFRSQMAAEVDFDPVAAGLGPRQIRRMDRAAQFAVVSAREAVEDSGYDFAAADPARTGVSLGSAVGCTMGLEEEYVLLSDGGKHWLVDHTYGVPHLYGYMVPSTLAVEVAWEVGAEGPVALISTGCTSGLDSIGHGVQLIEEGTSDVVLAGATDAPLSPITSACFDAIKATSPNNDDPEHASRPFDAGRDGFVLGEGAAVLVLEEKSAAEARGARIYGEIVGYAGRSNAFHMTGLKANGREMAEAIKVCLDRARLDPTAVDYINAHGSGTKQNDRHETAAFKRSLGEHAYRVPVSSIKSMVGHSLGAIGSIEVAACALALDRQVVPPTANLREADPECDLDYVPLTAREHAMDVVLSVGSGFGGFQSATALARPGVVDHEREANAA
- a CDS encoding ketosynthase chain-length factor is translated as MSAVTEPAPRSATGVTTAVRAPVVTGLGIVAPTGGDTAAHWRAVLDGTSAIGRITLFDPSSYPVRLAGQVPGFSAKERVPSRLIQQTDRWTHLGLAAAEAALADAGVHPAELPEYELAVVTASSSGGTEFGQHEMENLYQHSPDWVGAYQSIAWFYAATTGQVSIRHGLRGPCGVLCCEQAGGLDAIGQSRRLIRTGAKLVMTGGTDASLCPYGLTAQLTTGQLSTVQDPARAYLPFDSEAGGYLPGEGGALLVVEDADAAEARGAHVYGRVLGYAAGFDPPPDSDRAPALARTVRAALADAGLEPGQVDVVFADALGVPEADRAEAAALAEVFGPRAVPVTAPKTLTGRLYGGGAALDAATALLALRDQVVPHTVGPSGPAPGYEIDLVLGEPRRQELRTALVVARGYGGFNAALVLGHHGFPAPDDFLAHSESPELSEFPEHSEK